A genomic window from Triticum urartu cultivar G1812 chromosome 7, Tu2.1, whole genome shotgun sequence includes:
- the LOC125520971 gene encoding carbonic anhydrase, chloroplastic-like — protein sequence MDPAVERLKTGFEKFKTEVYDQKPDLFEPLKAHQSPKYMVFACADSRVCPSVTLGLEPGEAFTVRNIAAMVPCYCKNKHTGVGSAIEYAVCALKVEVIVVIGHSRCGGIKALLNLKDGADDTFHFVEDWVRIGFPARKKVKDECSEMSPEEQCGVLEKEAVNVSLQNLSTYPFVKEAVANGTLKLVGGHYDFVSGKFDTWAL from the exons ATGGACCCCGCCGTGGAGCGCCTCAAGACCGGCTTCGAGAAGTTCAAGACCGAGGTCTACGA CCAGAAGCCGGATCTCTTCGAGCCCCTCAAGGCCCACCAGTCACCCAAG TACATGGTGTTCGCGTGCGCTGACTCACGCGTGTGCCCGTCCGTGACCCTGGGTCTGGAGCCTGGCGAGGCCTTCACGGTCCGCAACATCGCTGCCATGGTCCCGTGCTACTGCAAGAACAAGCACACTGGTGTCGGGTCGGCCATCGAGTACGCCGTCTGCGCCCTCAAGGTTGAGGTCATCGTGGTGATCGGCCACAGCCGCTGTGGCGGGATCAAGGCCCTGCTCAACCTCAAGGATGGCGCCGACGACACCTT CCACTTCGTCGAGGACTGGGTGAGGATCGGGTTCCCAGCCAGGAAGAAGGTCAAGGATGAGTGCTCAGAAATGTCTCCCGAGGAGCAGTGCGGCGTCTTGGAAAAG GAGGCCGTCAACGTGTCCCTCCAGAATCTGAGCACCTACCCGTTCGTCAAGGAGGCTGTGGCCAACGGAACCCTCAAGCTGGTCGGCGGCCACTACGACTTTGTCTCCGGCAAGTTCGACACATGGGCGCTGTAA